Proteins co-encoded in one Halorussus vallis genomic window:
- a CDS encoding STT3 domain-containing protein, with translation MTEAREATDDLLAEKPGVEADLREVLSVDERTDGWTFDDVPLDSGTFGELVSRNIVSKDDGEYALSDPRGVRASLDGEPASEDGEKGTSVPLPSLSLPSISRETAVALGGALAFVALMRAYIISNVFRGKYVVLSSNDPYYYRYWVDQLAVEASGVFDLSVLSGLPGEVAKGEPLMVATLWWLTNLFGAEASGWVLAWYPVVAGVIVGVLVYALAVRVTDDRRIGVASVLMLATVPGFAYRTGLGFADHHAFDYPWLALTALSLVWLSNVSEDELREPKTWLASGVLGIAVAGQVMSWEAGPLLIGALGFYVAVRVLADVRAGRSPVVASAPIAAGLAVATVFTHLAHTGFGWHTDVVTYSPALLLVGVLGVSVLAEAIYRAEMPAFVLGAAEVAGVLGGLVVLQTLLPTYGDRLNQQFGVLLGNGGGAAEAQSLMGGTLGFLLGPPLELGLAWFVGLPILVWGLVYGYQRRDEGWLVVTTYATWFLTLALFQRRFSGELSSFLAVLAGVGFVWFAAKLDIVALPAFVRKKSSRPGEEETRVSLPSFDTLDRETVAPLVVLFLLVSSVGAVQTSVKHEQVKINGDQFQAAAWMADYSDENGMEYPQNFVLSKWGRNRMYNYFVNGEARSYRYAQHSYREFLASQNPEKQYQKHRNRVGFVVTKDLNLVREAPKKSMYVRLHRNFGMRTATDEGLSHYRAMFASDDGSVKVFALVPGANVTGEASPNETVRLSKQVNVDGTSFTYTKSTQTKADGSFLITVPYPGTYSIGDRSVTVPESAVQNGGNVSVSA, from the coding sequence ATGACTGAAGCTCGGGAGGCGACCGACGACCTCCTCGCGGAGAAACCGGGAGTCGAAGCCGACCTCCGGGAGGTCCTTTCGGTCGACGAGCGAACCGATGGGTGGACCTTCGATGATGTGCCCCTCGACTCGGGTACCTTCGGCGAACTGGTGTCTCGGAACATCGTCTCGAAGGACGACGGCGAGTACGCGCTCTCCGACCCTCGCGGCGTGCGAGCGAGCTTGGACGGCGAACCGGCGTCTGAGGATGGTGAGAAGGGAACTTCGGTGCCGCTCCCATCGCTATCGCTTCCCTCTATTTCGCGCGAGACGGCAGTCGCGCTCGGGGGTGCCCTGGCGTTCGTTGCACTGATGCGAGCATACATCATCTCGAACGTCTTTCGCGGGAAGTACGTCGTACTCTCTTCGAATGACCCCTACTACTACCGCTACTGGGTTGACCAGCTCGCGGTCGAAGCGAGTGGCGTCTTCGACTTAAGCGTGCTGTCGGGGCTTCCCGGGGAAGTTGCGAAGGGTGAGCCGCTGATGGTCGCGACGCTGTGGTGGCTGACGAACCTGTTCGGGGCCGAGGCGTCGGGGTGGGTGCTCGCGTGGTATCCGGTGGTGGCGGGCGTGATCGTTGGTGTCTTGGTCTACGCACTGGCGGTTCGCGTGACCGACGACCGGCGAATCGGCGTTGCGTCGGTGTTGATGCTGGCGACGGTTCCGGGCTTCGCGTATCGAACTGGGCTCGGGTTTGCTGACCACCACGCCTTCGACTATCCGTGGCTCGCGCTGACCGCGCTGTCGTTGGTCTGGCTCTCGAACGTTTCGGAGGATGAGCTTCGAGAGCCGAAGACGTGGCTTGCTTCGGGCGTGCTGGGGATCGCGGTCGCCGGACAGGTAATGTCCTGGGAGGCAGGACCACTTCTGATTGGAGCGCTCGGTTTCTACGTCGCAGTTCGAGTACTTGCGGACGTTCGCGCTGGACGTTCGCCGGTGGTCGCGAGTGCGCCCATCGCCGCAGGACTCGCAGTGGCGACCGTGTTCACGCACTTGGCGCACACCGGATTCGGCTGGCACACTGACGTAGTGACGTACTCCCCCGCGCTGTTGTTGGTCGGCGTCCTCGGTGTCTCGGTACTTGCAGAGGCGATTTACCGTGCTGAGATGCCCGCGTTCGTTCTCGGCGCGGCCGAAGTTGCAGGGGTGCTTGGAGGGTTAGTCGTTCTTCAGACACTGTTACCGACATACGGCGACCGACTGAACCAGCAGTTCGGTGTCCTGCTCGGTAACGGTGGCGGTGCGGCCGAAGCTCAGTCGCTGATGGGCGGAACGCTCGGCTTCCTGCTCGGCCCGCCGCTCGAACTCGGACTTGCGTGGTTCGTCGGACTGCCGATTCTCGTCTGGGGACTGGTATATGGTTACCAGCGCCGTGACGAGGGCTGGCTTGTCGTGACGACCTACGCCACATGGTTCCTCACGCTCGCGCTGTTCCAGCGGCGCTTTTCGGGCGAATTGTCGTCGTTCCTCGCCGTACTCGCCGGCGTCGGCTTCGTCTGGTTCGCGGCGAAACTCGACATCGTAGCGCTTCCCGCATTCGTTCGTAAAAAGAGCAGCCGTCCGGGCGAGGAGGAAACTCGTGTTTCGCTGCCCTCGTTCGACACCCTCGACCGAGAGACGGTCGCACCGCTGGTCGTCCTCTTCCTGCTCGTCTCCAGCGTCGGGGCCGTCCAGACGTCGGTGAAACACGAGCAGGTCAAGATCAATGGGGATCAGTTCCAGGCTGCGGCGTGGATGGCGGACTACTCCGACGAGAACGGGATGGAGTACCCCCAGAACTTCGTCCTAAGCAAGTGGGGGCGAAACCGGATGTACAACTACTTCGTGAATGGAGAAGCCCGATCGTATCGGTACGCCCAGCACAGCTACCGTGAATTCCTCGCTTCACAAAATCCCGAAAAGCAGTATCAGAAACACCGCAATCGAGTCGGCTTCGTCGTCACGAAGGACCTGAACCTCGTTCGGGAAGCTCCAAAGAAGTCGATGTACGTCCGCCTCCACAGGAACTTCGGCATGCGAACCGCGACCGACGAAGGGCTTTCGCATTACCGCGCGATGTTCGCTAGCGACGACGGCTCCGTGAAGGTTTTCGCGCTCGTTCCCGGCGCAAACGTTACTGGCGAGGCGTCGCCGAATGAGACGGTTCGACTCTCGAAGCAGGTGAACGTCGACGGTACATCATTCACTTACACTAAATCGACTCAAACAAAGGCAGACGGGTCGTTCTTGATTACGGTACCATACCCGGGGACCTACTCCATCGGCGATCGGTCGGTGACGGTCCCCGAGTCAGCAGTTCAGAACGGCGGGAACGTCAGCGTCTCAGCGTAG
- a CDS encoding sugar transferase, with product MVSGLKYRALSVIGAVLGSASAVLLSNQPTVQRFSTEFVPVFNRLPAAVLTGAEFRLALISTISITVASLFPLFKPRPRRILDTIFLTQKRVVVATLALATIGYFDYTYRLPRSTLVLLMAVLLVSLPVWFVGIRNRPANEKRAIIVGDDIHRIQEAYEVIDISVVGYVSLRGYQNHAAESVPERVAVTDGSGSASVDGLNYLGGVSRLNEMLIQHDIDTVILAFSKSDRAEFFGVLNTCYEHGVEAKIQREHAESVLISTASSESTLVDIDLEPWDWQDYVLKRAFDIGFATVGIVSFMPVIIVIALILKFDSGSPVLYSQERTAEFGDTFTVYKFRTMSLEPESAVPKEDENNDRITQVGQILRRTHLDELPQLWSILWGEMSVVGPRAVWTDEEQFLEMTTKMWRMRWFVKPGLTGLAQINDVKSTEPAKKLRYDLEYIQNQSFWLDVKIVIRQIWAVLSEISRQFLKERSSSR from the coding sequence ATGGTTTCCGGATTGAAGTATCGTGCATTGAGTGTGATTGGTGCGGTTCTTGGGAGTGCTTCTGCAGTCCTTCTCTCAAATCAGCCGACGGTCCAGCGGTTTTCTACTGAGTTTGTGCCAGTGTTCAATCGGTTGCCAGCAGCCGTACTGACCGGTGCTGAGTTCCGGCTAGCGTTGATATCGACCATCAGCATCACCGTCGCCAGCCTATTTCCATTATTCAAACCCCGGCCACGGCGAATTCTCGACACAATTTTCCTCACACAGAAACGGGTGGTCGTGGCGACGCTAGCGCTCGCGACCATCGGGTACTTTGACTATACCTATCGACTCCCACGTTCGACGCTGGTGCTGTTGATGGCCGTTCTGCTCGTCAGTTTACCCGTGTGGTTTGTCGGGATTCGCAATCGACCTGCCAATGAAAAAAGAGCGATCATTGTCGGTGACGATATTCACCGAATTCAGGAAGCCTACGAGGTAATCGACATCTCCGTTGTGGGTTATGTATCGTTACGTGGGTATCAAAACCATGCCGCTGAGAGTGTGCCTGAGCGCGTAGCCGTAACGGACGGAAGCGGCAGTGCTTCGGTTGACGGACTAAATTATCTCGGGGGTGTTTCCCGTCTCAACGAAATGTTAATCCAGCACGATATTGACACCGTTATTCTCGCATTCTCAAAATCGGACCGGGCGGAGTTCTTTGGGGTACTCAATACCTGCTACGAACACGGTGTCGAAGCGAAAATCCAGAGAGAACACGCCGAAAGTGTTTTAATCTCGACAGCTAGCAGCGAAAGCACGCTTGTAGATATCGATCTTGAGCCTTGGGACTGGCAAGATTACGTTCTGAAGCGAGCTTTCGATATTGGTTTCGCAACCGTTGGTATTGTTTCGTTTATGCCAGTTATTATAGTGATAGCTCTCATTCTTAAGTTCGATAGCGGTAGCCCAGTCTTATACAGCCAAGAACGAACGGCTGAGTTCGGAGACACGTTCACCGTCTACAAATTCCGGACGATGTCGTTGGAACCTGAGTCAGCAGTACCGAAAGAAGATGAGAATAATGATCGCATTACGCAAGTCGGTCAGATTCTTCGACGAACACACCTTGACGAACTACCGCAACTGTGGTCGATACTATGGGGAGAGATGAGCGTCGTCGGACCTCGTGCGGTGTGGACAGACGAGGAACAATTCCTGGAAATGACGACCAAGATGTGGCGAATGCGGTGGTTTGTCAAACCGGGACTGACGGGGCTGGCCCAGATAAACGATGTGAAGAGCACCGAACCCGCGAAAAAGCTCCGATACGACCTCGAATATATTCAGAATCAGTCGTTCTGGCTTGACGTCAAAATCGTAATTAGACAGATTTGGGCCGTGCTCTCCGAGATTTCCAGACAATTTTTGAAGGAGCGCTCCTCTTCTCGATGA
- a CDS encoding FkbM family methyltransferase, producing the protein MAQQINCRYGQLLAFEADSVIGRSLEAYGEWAELELELLSEFVSPGDTIVDAGAFIGTHSLAFADYVGQEGTVYAFEPQKEYFELLRRNVELNNLTNVEVFNEALSDQQGNLQIDDVEVEENQNFGANELDGAIEHATSSTSVEVSTLDDLDLADCKLLKLDVEGAEADILRGGDETIRAHKPVVFAECNSVDKGWEVVEAMSDFGYDTFLYHADAYNPSNYKGNSKNFFGEAKETGILAVPNHSELSDCRKESELIPVSTIDDLVLGLLKKPQYKHEVLKKTTASQRLNSDFFLNEPEVQQLRTNFEEDIDELECRTAEQDTTIDELRDELRSKSNTVDELQGELQSKSDTVNELRDELHQVKHSKAWHLIQKYRSFVERALPNDSFRRRSYHRLTEGVLSADQTVSEYRRLSSKGYRILKHGGAREFARRFDSWRKRDATAGTSDEEVNSEVACDGTYLRNLCSRSNRTAQSRSEMVDIIVPVYNAFDDTKRCLESVLENSSNCRLIVVNDASPDERIEKLLSSLRDVPERDITVKTIEKSENDGFVKTVNEAATYAENHFVILNTDTVVPEGWLDRLFKPIFDRPTQVASVTPFSNAATLASFPEFQEDNPLFKELSTETLDGYFREYGPEKTYEIPTGVGFCMAFNCNVVKEIGLFDAETFGRGYGEENDWSRRAHKRGFENVLAPNLFVFHEHGASFGEEKQELLEKNLNNLLEKHPEYQRVIDKYNDRNPLKEVREALKVIIDSDTSEKESYLLIDHDLGGGANMYRETIAEHLQSEGHPTILLTFQYHDDQFVLEYIGEGVTQKFVFDAFEYENIEGLKDVLGINHVFVNNVVAWPNPTEVVKHVRELNVPTTCFVHDYFWVCPSWNLLDDTGEFCGVPDDLDTCRKCLENNTHSDHNVIYDECFEIGEWRCEMGALLESSDSIVAFSESSRRILADAYGDTTELTEIEHGITGIDQLERRVHEFDSDLLTVGIIGAIGYHKGMDILSTLAQDERLEHLPFEIVVLGETKDYPAGYEAAGGDFRVHGRYEDYADLNDQIERYDVDICLIPSIWPETFSFTTSEAMLLGLPVMCFDIGAPADRVRENEAGFIVEDVSADAIVQRIEDIISNPELVEARSRNTENYDAVRPAEHMERLLNEIIRSEPPHELKPN; encoded by the coding sequence ATGGCACAGCAGATTAACTGCCGATACGGGCAACTCTTGGCTTTTGAGGCTGACTCCGTCATAGGTCGTTCGCTTGAAGCATATGGGGAGTGGGCGGAACTTGAACTCGAATTACTCTCAGAGTTCGTCAGCCCAGGAGATACCATCGTCGACGCGGGTGCATTTATCGGGACACACAGTCTGGCGTTTGCTGACTACGTCGGTCAAGAAGGAACTGTCTACGCCTTCGAGCCGCAGAAGGAATATTTTGAGTTACTGCGACGGAACGTCGAACTAAATAATCTCACAAACGTCGAAGTCTTCAACGAGGCGTTATCTGACCAACAAGGGAATCTACAGATAGACGATGTCGAAGTGGAAGAGAATCAGAACTTCGGCGCCAACGAGCTTGATGGCGCTATCGAGCATGCAACCAGTTCGACGTCGGTCGAAGTGAGTACACTCGACGACTTGGACCTCGCCGATTGCAAACTCCTCAAACTCGATGTTGAGGGGGCTGAGGCCGACATCCTTCGAGGAGGGGATGAAACCATCCGTGCTCACAAGCCGGTGGTGTTCGCCGAATGTAACTCCGTAGATAAAGGATGGGAAGTCGTGGAGGCGATGTCCGATTTCGGATACGACACCTTTCTATACCACGCCGACGCCTACAATCCGTCGAATTACAAAGGAAACTCGAAGAATTTCTTCGGGGAGGCGAAAGAAACGGGGATACTTGCGGTTCCTAATCATTCGGAGTTATCCGATTGTAGGAAAGAATCGGAACTCATCCCGGTATCGACAATAGATGATCTCGTTCTCGGACTATTAAAGAAACCACAATACAAACACGAGGTATTAAAAAAGACGACGGCGAGCCAACGACTAAATTCCGACTTCTTCCTTAACGAACCGGAGGTCCAACAGCTACGCACCAATTTTGAGGAAGACATCGACGAATTGGAATGTCGGACAGCGGAGCAGGATACAACAATTGACGAATTGCGAGACGAGTTACGATCAAAGAGCAACACCGTCGACGAACTGCAAGGCGAGTTACAATCAAAGAGCGACACCGTCAACGAACTAAGAGACGAACTCCATCAAGTCAAGCACAGTAAGGCGTGGCATCTCATACAGAAGTACCGTTCGTTCGTGGAGCGGGCGCTTCCGAACGACAGTTTTCGTCGTCGGAGCTATCACCGACTCACGGAAGGGGTTCTCTCTGCTGACCAGACGGTGAGCGAGTATCGGCGACTCTCCTCTAAAGGATACAGAATACTCAAACACGGCGGGGCGCGAGAATTTGCCCGTCGATTTGATTCTTGGCGAAAGCGAGACGCGACCGCCGGAACAAGCGACGAAGAGGTGAATTCGGAGGTGGCCTGTGACGGGACGTATCTGCGGAATCTTTGCAGTAGATCGAATAGAACTGCTCAATCTCGTTCCGAAATGGTCGACATCATCGTGCCAGTGTACAATGCGTTCGACGACACGAAGCGATGCCTCGAAAGCGTTCTCGAGAACTCAAGCAACTGTCGGCTCATCGTCGTCAACGATGCTAGCCCGGACGAGCGCATCGAGAAGTTGTTGTCGTCTCTCCGCGACGTGCCGGAGCGGGACATCACGGTTAAAACGATAGAGAAGTCGGAGAACGATGGCTTCGTCAAGACAGTCAACGAGGCTGCGACCTACGCCGAGAATCACTTCGTCATACTCAACACGGATACTGTCGTCCCGGAGGGTTGGTTGGATCGGCTGTTCAAGCCCATCTTCGACAGGCCCACGCAGGTCGCGAGCGTGACTCCGTTCTCTAACGCCGCGACGCTGGCAAGTTTCCCGGAGTTCCAGGAGGACAACCCGCTGTTCAAAGAACTCTCGACCGAGACGCTCGACGGGTATTTCCGGGAGTACGGCCCCGAAAAGACGTACGAGATCCCGACAGGAGTCGGCTTCTGCATGGCGTTCAACTGCAACGTCGTCAAGGAAATCGGACTGTTCGATGCCGAAACCTTCGGACGGGGATATGGCGAAGAGAACGACTGGTCTCGACGCGCCCATAAGCGAGGATTCGAGAACGTGCTCGCTCCGAACCTGTTCGTTTTCCACGAGCACGGTGCGTCGTTCGGCGAGGAGAAACAAGAACTCCTGGAGAAGAACCTCAACAACCTCCTCGAAAAGCATCCTGAGTATCAGCGCGTCATCGACAAGTACAACGACCGAAATCCGCTCAAAGAGGTCCGAGAGGCGCTCAAAGTGATTATTGATTCGGACACGTCCGAGAAGGAGAGCTACCTTCTCATCGACCACGACCTCGGAGGCGGTGCAAATATGTACCGTGAGACAATCGCCGAGCACCTCCAAAGCGAGGGACATCCGACGATATTGCTGACGTTCCAGTACCACGACGATCAGTTCGTTCTCGAATACATTGGCGAAGGGGTGACTCAAAAGTTTGTCTTCGACGCGTTCGAGTACGAGAATATCGAGGGTTTGAAGGACGTACTGGGGATTAACCACGTGTTTGTCAACAATGTGGTCGCATGGCCAAATCCCACGGAAGTCGTAAAGCATGTTCGCGAGCTAAATGTGCCGACGACCTGTTTCGTACACGACTACTTCTGGGTCTGTCCGAGCTGGAATCTCCTCGACGATACCGGTGAGTTCTGTGGCGTCCCGGACGATCTCGATACCTGCCGCAAGTGCCTGGAGAACAACACCCACTCCGATCACAACGTAATCTACGACGAATGCTTCGAGATTGGTGAATGGCGATGCGAGATGGGCGCACTTTTAGAGAGTTCTGATTCAATCGTCGCGTTTTCGGAGTCTTCGAGACGGATACTCGCCGACGCGTACGGCGATACAACGGAATTGACAGAAATTGAACATGGGATTACGGGAATTGACCAACTCGAACGACGCGTCCATGAATTCGATTCTGACCTGCTGACCGTCGGCATAATCGGCGCTATCGGCTATCACAAAGGGATGGATATCCTATCGACACTTGCCCAGGATGAACGCCTCGAACACCTCCCATTTGAGATTGTTGTACTCGGAGAGACAAAAGACTATCCTGCAGGATACGAAGCGGCGGGTGGTGACTTCCGGGTCCACGGTAGATACGAGGACTATGCAGATTTGAACGACCAGATAGAGCGATATGACGTCGACATATGTCTTATACCGAGTATCTGGCCTGAGACGTTCTCGTTCACCACTTCTGAAGCGATGTTACTGGGATTGCCGGTTATGTGTTTCGACATTGGTGCACCTGCGGACCGAGTTCGAGAAAATGAAGCGGGATTCATCGTTGAGGATGTATCGGCAGATGCTATTGTACAGCGTATCGAGGATATTATTTCGAACCCCGAACTTGTCGAAGCACGAAGTAGAAATACGGAAAATTACGACGCAGTAAGACCGGCGGAACACATGGAGCGATTACTCAACGAAATCATCCGGAGCGAACCGCCGCATGAACTGAAACCAAACTAG
- a CDS encoding ABC transporter permease: protein MIANMYEYRELIKNLVRKDFKLKYRWSILGFAWSLINPISLVLVYTLAFNVILSVPIENFTLYLVSGLFPWMFFASTMQGSTTSILGNSGLVKNMSFPRGIMPLADLLFNFVEFLLTLTVFFPIAFLFFGADLSMAILAFPAVLLLQFIFLYGICLTLSAGTVLFRDLEHIVEIIIRPLFWMTPIVYEMSLVPGNFRFIYMLNPFAPFVISYQSIFYRAEFPQLNYVESMLFWTTLSLIVGSLVFKRYSPYFAEEI from the coding sequence ATGATCGCTAATATGTACGAGTATCGGGAGTTGATAAAAAATCTCGTCAGAAAGGACTTTAAGCTCAAGTATCGGTGGTCGATACTCGGATTCGCCTGGTCCCTCATCAACCCGATTTCGCTTGTTCTCGTCTACACACTCGCTTTCAACGTGATTCTCTCTGTACCGATCGAAAACTTCACGCTCTATCTCGTCTCCGGATTGTTCCCATGGATGTTCTTTGCCTCAACCATGCAAGGTTCAACTACCTCAATTCTAGGGAATTCAGGTTTAGTGAAAAATATGTCATTCCCTCGTGGGATTATGCCGCTAGCTGACCTCTTGTTCAACTTCGTGGAGTTCCTTCTGACGCTCACCGTCTTTTTCCCGATTGCGTTTCTCTTCTTCGGGGCTGACCTCTCGATGGCGATACTGGCATTTCCGGCCGTTCTGCTCTTACAGTTCATTTTTCTCTACGGAATATGTCTGACGCTTTCTGCAGGCACCGTCCTGTTCCGAGATCTTGAACACATTGTCGAGATCATCATTCGTCCACTATTTTGGATGACTCCGATTGTGTATGAAATGTCGCTCGTGCCGGGGAACTTCCGTTTTATATATATGCTGAATCCGTTCGCTCCGTTCGTGATTTCGTATCAGTCGATCTTCTACAGAGCTGAGTTTCCGCAACTAAATTACGTTGAGTCCATGTTGTTCTGGACCACCCTCTCGCTCATCGTCGGATCATTGGTTTTTAAGAGATACTCTCCTTATTTCGCGGAGGAAATATAA
- a CDS encoding glycosyltransferase family 2 protein — MNPTVSVIIVNWNGREYLGPCLESLQAQSFTDFETIVVDNGSTDGSVSFVEHNFPTITVVELEENQGFCGGNNAGIKRANGDYIALLNNDTVVDSKWLAELVDAAETTDADFFASKMLLYDDRDVVDTCGDYYSTLGVAGKRGHLDDAEKFKNYEEVFGACAGAALYSRELLEDVGLFDEDFFLSYEDVDLGFRARLRGYRCLFVADAVVYHHLSSTIGENSETYVYHGQRNLEYVFVKNLPSRLLIQYLPRHLLYNAIACFYFTFVGQWRAFFRAKCHALMALPTLLQKRREIQQRRQVESMEISSQIQSHGLVSKIINKLQRL, encoded by the coding sequence ATGAACCCTACCGTCAGCGTTATTATCGTCAACTGGAACGGGAGAGAGTACCTCGGACCATGTCTAGAGTCGCTCCAAGCCCAGTCGTTTACCGACTTCGAGACAATCGTCGTTGATAACGGCTCCACCGATGGAAGTGTCTCCTTCGTTGAGCATAATTTTCCCACTATCACGGTAGTAGAACTAGAAGAGAATCAGGGATTCTGTGGCGGGAACAACGCCGGTATTAAGCGAGCAAACGGCGATTACATAGCGTTACTCAACAACGATACGGTCGTCGACTCCAAATGGCTGGCCGAATTAGTTGACGCTGCGGAAACGACCGATGCGGACTTTTTCGCTTCCAAGATGCTTCTCTACGACGACCGGGATGTCGTCGACACGTGTGGGGACTACTACTCAACGCTAGGAGTTGCGGGAAAGAGAGGCCACCTTGACGATGCCGAGAAGTTCAAGAATTATGAGGAGGTCTTCGGCGCGTGCGCAGGCGCTGCACTCTATAGCAGAGAGTTACTCGAAGACGTCGGACTGTTCGACGAGGACTTCTTCCTGAGCTACGAGGATGTCGACTTGGGCTTCAGAGCGCGACTGAGAGGATACCGGTGTCTCTTCGTCGCTGATGCTGTGGTGTATCACCACCTCAGTTCTACCATCGGTGAGAACAGCGAAACGTACGTGTATCACGGACAGCGCAATTTGGAATACGTCTTTGTGAAGAACCTCCCATCCCGACTTCTCATTCAATACCTCCCCAGACACCTCCTCTACAACGCGATTGCCTGTTTCTATTTTACCTTCGTCGGCCAATGGAGAGCATTCTTCCGAGCTAAATGCCACGCTTTGATGGCGTTACCAACCCTTCTTCAAAAGCGGCGAGAAATACAGCAGAGACGCCAAGTAGAGTCGATGGAAATCAGTTCGCAAATACAAAGCCATGGGTTGGTAAGCAAAATCATAAATAAACTCCAAAGACTGTAA
- a CDS encoding ABC transporter ATP-binding protein, with protein sequence MRRAIHIENLSKRFTLQREQNLKTFVMNALRNRITREQFWALQNVSLDVQKGETFGIVGANGSGKSTLLKLVAGILTPTEGSIDIDGVVAPIINLGVGFNPDLTGKENLYLNASLYGLGRDDIDRIYDDIVAFSELGEFIEEPIKTYSSGMKMRLGFSIAVHIDPDVLLIDEVLAVGDEKFQEKCMEKINQLQRDGKTILFVSHSAAQVRELCSRVCLLENGEVVDVGPSDTVLAKYAGILETDADAQVREL encoded by the coding sequence ATGAGGAGAGCTATCCATATCGAGAATCTCTCGAAGAGATTTACGTTACAGCGTGAGCAGAATCTGAAAACATTCGTGATGAATGCGCTACGAAACCGAATTACGCGCGAACAGTTCTGGGCCTTGCAGAACGTCAGTCTTGACGTACAGAAGGGGGAAACGTTTGGTATCGTCGGCGCTAACGGTTCCGGAAAGAGCACCCTTCTTAAGTTGGTTGCCGGAATCCTAACGCCGACCGAAGGGTCAATCGACATTGATGGAGTCGTAGCTCCAATTATCAACCTCGGTGTCGGATTCAACCCGGACCTCACCGGTAAAGAGAACCTATATCTCAATGCTTCGCTATATGGACTGGGAAGAGATGATATAGATCGCATCTACGACGACATCGTGGCGTTCTCCGAACTCGGTGAGTTCATTGAGGAACCAATCAAGACGTACTCTAGCGGAATGAAGATGCGTCTAGGCTTCTCCATAGCCGTCCATATTGACCCCGATGTACTCCTCATTGACGAGGTGCTCGCCGTCGGTGACGAAAAGTTCCAAGAAAAATGTATGGAAAAGATAAACCAATTACAGCGGGATGGGAAAACGATACTTTTCGTCTCCCACAGCGCGGCACAGGTGCGAGAACTCTGTTCGCGCGTTTGTCTACTCGAAAACGGTGAAGTAGTAGACGTCGGTCCCTCTGATACGGTTCTCGCAAAGTACGCAGGTATTCTAGAAACGGATGCTGACGCTCAAGTGAGAGAACTATGA